The Anaerolineae bacterium genome window below encodes:
- a CDS encoding cellulase family glycosylhydrolase yields the protein MRGRLPSLFPIPRWVLALTGVALLLALALGWASQTSLLRRWTGEEELLPQIRGVWHLGSGLLRPRPETADYVPVQHAGVNPFGVNTFLEQEVEPEKREQAVAMIAQAGFHWVRQEFPWEDIEIHGKGDFEDRRTEPHRSAWDKYDHIVDLAEAYGLELIVRLSNPPAWSRAAGNEGGTLGPPDDLADFGDFVETVVRRYRGRVRYYQIWNEPNIYPEWGEKPVNPEEYALLLREAYTRAKAVDPEVVIICGALAATIQNDLYPYGMSDFVFLQRLYDAGAAPYFDVLSMQGYGLWSGPYDRRMRPRVLNFSRPIYVRDLMVKNGDAHKPIWISEMNWNAIPPDHPAHPMFGRYSLEQQAEYVVEAYRRAQLEWPWVGVVNLWYFKRATDLEQDQPMYYFRMVEPDFTPMPVYAAVSRLAHSTSVVGLGLHQEDHWALHYQGDWRREEVPEAQLGTVMSTTIGSLALRWRGTDLHLTLRGPGAIEVQTDSHGEKRLELDGGWVTFPVATGLADAEHDTTIVVVGGTISVDALTVERHVSWVGMAAAAIALASPVFVALTLRLRARRQGGRLAHVHLSDHGPQQHHQLPETGPLALAQLIQTLAIDQFSGSDSVQLGSFSVAHSSGARLLLQQLHRALTFCRKHLESRPG from the coding sequence ATGAGAGGCCGCCTTCCGTCGCTCTTCCCCATCCCTCGATGGGTGCTTGCCCTCACAGGCGTGGCCCTGCTTCTCGCCCTCGCCCTAGGGTGGGCGTCTCAGACGAGCCTCCTGCGTCGCTGGACTGGGGAGGAGGAGCTCCTGCCCCAGATTCGGGGCGTCTGGCATCTGGGCTCTGGGCTGCTGCGCCCTCGCCCAGAGACCGCCGACTACGTGCCGGTGCAGCACGCTGGAGTCAACCCCTTCGGGGTGAACACCTTCCTGGAGCAAGAAGTGGAGCCGGAGAAGCGCGAGCAGGCTGTGGCCATGATAGCCCAGGCTGGCTTCCACTGGGTGCGCCAGGAGTTTCCCTGGGAGGACATTGAGATTCACGGGAAGGGCGACTTCGAGGATCGCCGCACCGAGCCTCACCGTTCGGCCTGGGACAAGTACGACCACATCGTGGACCTGGCGGAAGCGTACGGGCTGGAGTTGATCGTCCGCCTGAGCAACCCGCCCGCTTGGTCTCGCGCTGCCGGCAACGAGGGTGGCACCCTGGGCCCCCCAGACGACCTGGCCGACTTCGGCGACTTCGTGGAGACGGTGGTTCGCCGCTACCGGGGCCGAGTGCGCTATTATCAGATCTGGAACGAGCCCAACATCTATCCCGAGTGGGGCGAGAAGCCGGTCAACCCCGAGGAGTACGCCCTCCTGCTCCGCGAGGCCTATACCCGGGCCAAGGCCGTGGACCCGGAGGTGGTCATCATCTGCGGCGCCCTGGCAGCCACCATCCAGAACGACCTCTACCCTTACGGGATGAGCGACTTCGTCTTCCTGCAGCGGCTCTACGACGCCGGCGCCGCTCCCTACTTCGACGTGCTCAGCATGCAGGGCTACGGTCTATGGAGCGGTCCCTACGATCGGCGCATGAGGCCTCGCGTGCTCAACTTCTCCCGCCCCATCTACGTTCGGGACTTGATGGTGAAGAACGGCGACGCGCACAAGCCCATCTGGATTTCGGAGATGAACTGGAACGCCATTCCCCCGGATCACCCCGCCCACCCCATGTTCGGGCGCTACAGCCTGGAGCAGCAGGCGGAGTACGTGGTGGAGGCGTACCGGCGGGCGCAACTGGAGTGGCCCTGGGTGGGAGTGGTGAACCTGTGGTACTTCAAGCGGGCCACCGACCTGGAGCAGGACCAGCCCATGTACTACTTCCGCATGGTCGAGCCCGACTTCACCCCCATGCCCGTATACGCCGCCGTCAGCCGGCTTGCCCACTCTACTTCCGTGGTGGGACTGGGCCTACACCAGGAGGACCATTGGGCCCTGCACTACCAGGGCGATTGGCGGCGGGAGGAGGTGCCCGAGGCACAACTCGGCACCGTGATGTCCACTACCATAGGGTCACTGGCCCTGCGCTGGCGCGGCACCGATCTTCATCTGACGCTGCGGGGCCCAGGAGCCATAGAGGTGCAGACCGACTCCCACGGGGAGAAACGCCTGGAGCTCGACGGGGGTTGGGTCACTTTTCCGGTAGCGACCGGCCTGGCGGACGCTGAGCACGACACCACCATCGTTGTTGTCGGCGGCACCATCTCGGTGGACGCCCTGACCGTCGAGCGCCATGTCTCATGGGTGGGGATGGCCGCGGCGGCGATCGCCCTCGCCTCTCCCGTGTTCGTAGCACTGACGCTGCGGCTCAGGGCTCGGCGCCAGGGCGGCCGGCTGGCTCACGTCCACCTGAGCGACCACGGGCCCCAGCAGCACCATCAGCTACCGGAGACTGGCCCTCTTGCCCTGGCGCAGCTGATCCAGACCCTGGCCATCGATCAGTTCTCCGGCAGCGACTCCGTGCAGCTGGGC